TGGGAGGCAAAACGTTTTCGACGAACTGCGCTATGTCTGGAGCATCCGTCGCACTCGTTGCGATTTCACTGCATCGCTTGTCGCCAAGTGACCTGCAGAGAGTGCATGTGGCGTGGTTCTCACAGAGGCCACGCAAGCGAGGGAGCAACGAGTGCAGGGAGGCGAGCGACGACTGCTCTTCTTGCCGCTCTTCAACGCGGAAGAAATCTTTTGAATTCTTTACTCATAGAATACAACAATAGTTCGTTTTCCGCCGACGAATGGTCGGAGACATCAACAAGTACCTACTTCGCGAGGAACAACAGGTACGGAAAAGTAAGCATTTTCTGAATTAAAAATGGTCCATTCTTGCTCCATTTTTGCAACActctacatatatttatattattactgTGGATCTGTATGGCCCAGAGAACATTGTGCTCGCAATTATTGAAATTGGCAATCGACGTAATTCCCACTGCAGCCAAActtctagaaaaaaaaatcaatttagtcgaaagctcatttttttcttgcaacGTTTTTCGAACATTGCCGTTGGTTTTTATGATATAACACATATGATTAGAAAAATGAGGTCTCAAGTTACTTGCAACTAGTGCAGTAGTAATTGATTTATCTTCACGATCTCAAAACTACATCTCTGTTCTTCAAGTTATGACGATGTCTAACTTATTTGTTTAATTCCTTACGATCGCATTGTATAACTGTTCCAAAACGAATGCTAGGAATCTGATTCTTAACCCTTTTCCATTGGATGCTCCTCCCCCGAAAATTAAGACCATTTTATTCTATTGGAAATCTGCGAAATTTCGTCATTCGAGTGAGAACATGCTTCAAAATctcaaaattgaaataaatttttttcattgaaaattacatttttttttcaaacaataaatTAACCTATTAGCTTAAGAGCCATGAAATAGTTATTATCGCTGAAAATATGGATATTTCCAACATACGTgatatttatacaattttatatcGCTTGCACGATAACTTCACGGTACGCTTAGAAGAACGTGGGGCAAGAGGACGCGGGCCAAACGTGCATTTTCAAATATAcggaaacttgaaaaaaaaatcgaaatttttcagaaattttggttttttttctttcttcgtttcttaAATTTCGACGATATTTGATGTGAAGTTGTAGGAAAAGTCAACGAAAAGtcgtctttttcattttaataatgctTGTGTCATTTGAGGCCCAGTAATCGtgttccttcaattttttgcaaaaCTTTGATCTCTCGGGGCAAAAAAACGGTTCGCCCaatcaatttgcaaattgGTAGAGTTATTGTGGATACACCGAGCTGTAAAAATGATGCTTCACATGAGTCATTTCATTGATATTCGTAAATTTGCAGTCGATTTTCTGAACAGCTGTAAAAAGccattttttactttattttcaaatgaatattgacAATAGAACAATAGAAATTTCTTCGTGAATAGGGTAAGCATTTTATAGTGCGTTCATTTACGATTCCAAAACCGTCCTTGGAATTACTGTGCGATGATTTTTCGCTGAGATATCAATGATTTAATACGAAAATgtcgttttttattcaaccaTCAATATCTccggaataaaaaatcgtacggagacttctaaaaaataaaattgaaggtCAATGAACAAGCTACCCGATGCTTATATTGATTTGGgttgcaaaaattttttcaagactgtGCACActcgggaaaaaaataaaaaacttgcagatttttcctctcgagatatttcataaaattcctCAGTATCCGCAATTTGTGAGTAAAAAATGGCtggatattttcaaattcgaagaACAAAGCTTAAAAATGCTTCTTTATTTATCGTGATATGACTATTTTTGACTGAGATACAGCCTTTCAaatattgggaaaaaattgacgGAAATTTCTTGTTCCTTTAATTGTCTCCAGTAGTGTATTTGTCAAACAATTTCGATACATATGAGATCGCATAAATTCTTTATGAATCGAACAAGTATCTTATTCTAACCCATTAATGCACAACatgacaattttggacacagaaaaaaaattatgaacctatttattatACAATAGATAATATTGTATTTGAGATTCAATATacaagaataaagaaaattcagTTTCACATTATGTATCGTTTGATGgaatttcagaattttccaatgttttcgTGTTTAGTAATTTCGTGATGgtttttaaaaacaaaaaagatcaGTTTTCTTTTCATGAGCcgatacaaaaataataaattttacggttcatttttactttttcaaagtCTCACAGAAGTTTTTaacaaacaaaagaaaattagatttgatacaattttgtaatgaattttgcgaaaaaaaaaataatttttcagattctaagcaatttttacaaaaatgaagCATATTATGTATTatctcgagaaaataaaaatcaatcttgagtttaaatgaaataatctcttcaaattttaaatcactcaaaaaacaattaaatagaaaaaaataataatgaggaTTCAGTCACATTAGGACTGTTCCGGCCCTTCTAATGTGAAGGAAAGGATTCTACCCaaaaatcttgagacagaacgaactcAAACTACCCCGGCCCTCCTGGCTAGATCGGAAAAGAAATTTGTTTtagactgtttttttttatttttatttttttgagtaTTTTCTGTACGAGTTAGATGTCAGAATTTTGAGACAAGACTGCCTCTCGAAgccttttttataaataataattaactCTATTATTTACTTCATCCTAGTAATTAGCATTATTgcatataaaaaatcattgacatcataatttatttaatttaatatTGATTTCGTTTGTCAGGTATTCAGACGAATTTTCTAACCTCACTTCATACTCGAGCCTTCGTTCAAGAAGGAATCTAACGTCATATGCTCGTGAGGCACAAGAAAGAATTCACGAATTCGCAAGATTGCAGAGAGCTCGATATCTACTGGACGCAATTTCACTGACCGAAGAACTTTTGTCCGAAGGTTCGgatgttgaaattttgagtcTCAGTAGACTTATACTGAAACGATTACACATGTTGGGATCAAATGTCACGAATGGTaatcattaatatttttcttttgctcctATATTGATAAAACCACTTTTGTCTCCACAATTTTGTATCGTAATAACCAAACGTTAAACGTTTCAACCAATTTAAATAAATgacacaatatttttcaaatactaaTAATTGTATACATTCTTTGTAATTGTCGTAGAAATTTCGCATCAAGTCTGCATATATAGAATGTTCTTTAAACCTAGAGTTGaaatgacatatcgttttggcagttgaaagtaaaaatttttgaatatgatgaatttcttaaactaatttatttttcccttaTTCTCAGAAATTCAAGAGGATTCCGAAAGATTTCAATCTCGACCGAAGCACACGGGCTTGTTCCATTGTTGCACATTTTGTTCAAGTGGTGGTAAAAAAGAAGCAACTTGCGCGTGTCGTGGAACAATGCCCGGTGGTTACAAAGGCTGTGGTCACGGACATCCGGGACATCCTCGCGTTAATCATTGGTCCTGTTGCGGATCGACCAATCGTTACGACGGTTGTTCGATTCTGCCAAAATTACGTTATCAAGTAACACTTTGACAATGGTTCGTGTTTGAGCTAAAGAGCAATCAAACAACATAATTATCCGACAAAGACTCTTTATTATTGTGATATCGTAAAATGAATGGGAACTTTGTAACAGTCGATTGTAAATATACAGCAAATAGTTCATAAACACAAAAAGTATGCCAAGGCGGCATAACAGTCCTTGTCGaaatcgattaaaaataaacattattttatttaactcTCATTTATACCTCACGCCTAGAaaccgaacgaaaaaaaaaaaaaatagagaatttAATACTGAACGGCGTTCCTTATGCACGAAACTCTGAATCATTTAAATTAACcgaaatttctatcttttttccaaaattggtTTATCATTCTgctattatttttacaatcctAAAATCGAATCAGCGGAAAAATATCACGTCGTTCAGGAACAAcaagaaaaaacactttttttaaagaaatataTCGAAATTCTGGATTATACCAACGAGGCGCATTTCGACTACAAATTTACAGTTTCTTATGCCTAATTATCCTCGTTTTCGCTGACATCTTCGATCCTCGATGACTTTTTATCCATAtcgtcaattttcaaatttcctatCTCACAAAGCTCGTACAACTTGGTCAAATGATCTTTTGCTGGTACTCCGTGCTTCTGTTGCAGCATGTGAGATTTCAATGACGAATTTATCAAGTCAGCATACCCAATTATTGGCGTGTGAATCTCCAAAGGATCGACCCATAATGTATCGGCAATGTGCAGCCGCACctacataaaaatttttaaagttccaTTTACAATTGCAAgatctttcatttttcaatactttcacGTTTATACGTGAACACGTATACATTCACAATaacgattttattattatttattaaaactATTTCCGCGAGGTAATGATTTTAAACGCTTGGAAAACCGGACGCGCCGTGAAGAACAAAGCTGTATGAtgaacaattttgaaaaattttgttccgAGATCTCGATCGAATACTTTCCCCATCCTTTTCTTCCTTCAAATACTTTTGATAATTTTGTGATACTAATAACTACGTAAttggaattatttcaaataattattatttaacggattaaaaatttgatgtacGAACCGTGCCAAGTACGAACGAATTGGGCATATTTTTGGTGGGAAACCAATTTAGGGCGTCGTCAATTGCCCGAACGTTCCATTCGTATTCATCATCATATGGGACAAGACCTGTCAGAAATACTTCAACTATGTGGGTGTCGTGGTTCGCGAGATCATTGGGTATTTCCATTAGCCGCGTAACCTACGAAAttgtatatttattatttcatcaatTCGCGCAGTATACCGTGCGAATCGATTTTAAACTTTCAAAGCTTTAGGCTCTAACTTTTTATTActtattttcttattattatgatttcgTTCACCGACAACTAGTGATACAACTACTCACACTTATTGCTGGCAAAATAGCACCCGTGTCGATGCATTTCAATTCCACAGCGATCGCAGCTccttcaacgttttttcttaCCACGTTTAGTACTTTGACTCTTAAAAAGTTGTCCAACGATTCTTCGACAGCACAAATATCGCCAACTTGTGTTTTTCTATGACAGCGtctaaaatgataataattttgtcTCATATGCATGATAAACACGAATAATGGTCAAACGCGATGCTTGAAATTGGTACGGCTCCAATTAACAATTGATCGTCTTTGATGTTTATTGAGTTGTtgaatttgaataataaaCTCACCTATTGCGTTTGTTGGCATAATACGTGTGTATCATCGTCGAAATTTTGGTGTACTCCTTAGCCGAGTATTTCACGACATTTCCGTCAGGATTTCTGTACTCCATAATTCTGGCTGTAAAATGTGTCGCGTTGTGCACGTACGTGACATTAAACTTAACTTTGTCGCCGCTgcggggaaagaaaaaagaaagcaaaTTCTTATTAAATCCATTATAATTCCTATTTGCAGGAATTTCTTTCGTAATCTCACATCTTGATCGGCGTTACTGGCTTATCCACGTCACCGATAACGCAATGTCGAAACGGGCAGGAATGCTTTCTCGGACAAAAACCAAACGCCTTGACCGAGTCACAAATCggatacaattttttcgcaCGATCAAGACTCGCCACAATCCTCTGAGGAAATTAAGAGAAATCACGCAGTACAATGAAAGTTCCTTAATTTGTTCACACATTGGAATAAGAATGAAAGCAAGAGGAATGTTAGTATGTTTCTTACCAGGACATTGTTATAAAACTTCGTCGGTATTTTGGTGCCACAGTCTTTAGCGACTGACACAACGCCGTAAAGTTGTACGTCGTTCGTTTCGTCGATGACAATTGTTACTTTGCATCTGTTACTTTccttaaaaaatgattcttaAATGTTCCACGTTTCTTTGCCCATTTCAACAATTATTGAGATATCAATTGATCAGTGAAAAGGATTATTAGATTTCGCTGGAGAAATTACCTTTTTCAAATTATCCATGAGAGTCGAGAACCGGAagtaaaattgtgtttttgatggtaaatttaacgaaaagtGAACAAGCCAATCAATATTAGTGATGTTTAATCCGACGAGAACTTCATCCGTGCAAATGAGCACCGGGTACATTCCGTAGACACTGGCTTTccatatttctcgtactccattaatttccgaaaatatcattttttcacacgCCACAAgagtttttttggtttttgagAGGTGTCCATTGAGGGCATGCGCTTCGCCGCTACTCGTGCATACTATCATCGTTTTCACCGTTGTGACGTCGTCATTTAGTAGCTCTGTAGGAAATGAAATGATGTAGAAATTGAGGATTCGTTGTGGTTATCAATTCTGAAGTCGAAAACGCGTGTTGGTGTAAAAGTACCATGGTTTGTGGCTCTCGTATGCCGAAACTATTgactttacgaaaaaaaaaaatggttaccACATAAATTGTAGGAAATTGTATCtagtttattttattacatAACTATTTTTACCGTAAAATGAGTCGGAAATGAGATATTtccgaaaaactgaaaatggCTTTTGGgcgccattttttcaaaatggtgGCGCGAGCGGCAAAGATACGAGGTGGCAaagtgaaaattcgaaaagagGAGGTAAAAATCTATAgtcacgaattttcaaaactcttcAGGTAAAACTCcccaaattatttattaaactcctaaaaatttaaatatttaaaaaacaatcttgaaaaactcataaaaTTGTAAGGTTTGGAATTTTGCATAaccctttgaaaaaaaatgtttccaatACTTTTCCCTTTTGCAGAACTTTGTTTTACAATAAAAGGAAACTCGGAACAAAGAATTATCCAATCCGAAAGGAGTTGATTTCAACCATTGGTTGATTTGACTTGGCATTACCCATAATGATTTGCTTATTTGAGGGGATTTTGGAGGGAACAGAAAGATCAAACTACTTCTAATCCATAATTGTCATTTCTGGTATGATATAGTTTTTCGGATAGCGTATTTGTTGAAAGATTTTTGTAGGAATGTTTTATTACAGGATTTTAGTTATTTAGAAAGACgagtttcgatttttcttagtAATGATAACgtgaacagttttttttttaataaataaattttggtaTATCTTATGTTAAATTAATTTCCGACGAAGACTATTGTGCAGAAAGCAATTTAATTGGGATGACTGCTCAAAATGCATGAATATGCTCatctgtagtttttttttcatttttttcacaaaattcattatgtattttagatttttcgaTTGAATAGAAGAGCACAAACTTGTTGGGCGGAAGTGATTTTGatcaaaattctgaaaaatttcgtcggaaaagtcgtttttcataaactttgtcACATTATTGATTCATATTTGTAAAGCAAATTGAAtacttgtgatttttttccaaaccaaatatattttaattcgaaattcatttatattACTTAATTTTGTTCTGGGATTGATTATTTTGATCATCTTGATCATCCTGATCTTTGATCGTGTTTCACTTATATTAGAATAATTCTTCATGTACTTATTCTCTCTTTGAATTTGTTGAAAGAACCAATTTGCGCCAACAAATTTTCCGACTGACAATGAGAAGATAATTCAGGTTGAAACAGTAAATTTCACGATCTCAGTAGCGAGATTATGCTGACGCATATTACTTAATGGATATAACGTTAGCCAATGTGGTgtataccattttttttctttacagccggtcgaaagtacgtttcttccgaaatatgcatcgatcgacagaagatgttttgatgcctgccccgacATTTGCTGCATGAGCGAAGCGAGTGCTACTGGTCGGGGGCAggcataataaaaaaacaagattaACAAGGATaacaccggcacacaaaaaaaagtgatcaGTACTTTTGACCGGACCCTATTTAACCGGCTCTATTTCTATGTATTTCGACGCGCTGAATCCGAATTTCGGCCTAGTTCAACGCCTACACCCaccaattttgagtaaatttcgaaaaaccgttaaaaatatttaaaaaatcgaattttctagTATTCAAAAGTATTTTCTGGCCTATGTCATGCATGATTTTCATTTAACTTAGCGCGCTAAATCGATATCCAGGATTGACTTTGCTTCAGATTATCAAAACGTTGAGCAAATAGCGGAAAACCtctaaaaattgtaaaaaatcgtAGTTATGagtatttagaaaaatttattgacctGATTTAGGTATGTTATTCGTgtattgaaattaattttacTTGATTAGGTGaagggaaactgcagaaaacctTCACCGATACAGTCGGTTACTGCCTAATTGCCTCTGCTGGCAATATTAAGCATGCTCGGACACagcaaaatccaaaaaataagaaaactaGCAACTCACAAAACCTATGATATATTCTGCAGCATGTCCAGAGAATTGCTTTTTTTGTAACTAACATCACAGGTTTTATCGAAAATACTGAAGGTAAAGTTGTATACGCCAACGTTCCATCagttatgaaaataaataaagaggCCGGGGATTAAATCACAACTCTCGAATCAATGGATGTGGAGCTTTCCGATGAAGAGGAAGTCATGGAAGTCGACGAGGTTTTTGAAGGAAAATGTTCCGACGACGATGATCTTTTTGCCAAATGACTGCAGAAATTCTCCGCAAACCTTCAACCAAGAAGAATGGAATAATCTCACCTATTCCAATAGCACGCTCGAACAAGCTGAAAGggacatgaaaatttacagattgtattgaaaaaaataaagtattcAGAACATATCTGGCAAATTTGTGGTGATCTGAAAATTACAACAATATACTTTTAGGACAATAATACCgagtttcacaaaaaaatccatgcttttcatttttatgggATAGTAGAGACAGGAAACACCACTACGTACAGAAAAAGTGGCTAAATAGAACGAACTTCGATCCCGGCAGTAAAAACATTATACGAGTACCATTAATTGATCCGTCAAAATATCTTCTACCAACATGACATATTAAGCTCGATCTTATGAAGCAGTAAGTTAAAGCTCTGAATAAAGATGGAAATTGTTTCCAATATTCGAGATAAAAGTTTCCCGCGAAAAGCCAAACTAGAAGAGAAAGTCTTCGAGAGACTTCGAATTCGTAGTTTATTTTTAGACGAAAGTTTTCTTGGAGCTACGATGAATGATATTTAAAAAGCTGCTTAGCTaagttttaaaaatgtatcTCAAAACTTCttagaaaataagaaaagtgaGATTTACCAGAAATTGGTAGAGgagttgttgaaaaattatagaaatttGGGTTGCTTGATGAATCTTAAACAGTACTTCCTACACTCTCACCTCGACTATTTCCCTCAAAACCTTGGAGATTAAAGTGAAGAACAAGGAGAACGATTCCATCAAAGTATAAGCGAAATGGGGAGTCGGTATCAAGGGAGGTGCAACGTCAACATGATGGCCGATTTTTGCTGAACGCTGAAGAAAGatataaagagaaagagaaatccGTTGCATTGAacatttgaggaaaaaaaagagttcgtCATAAGAGAAGAACGATTCAATACCGATAAAGTTATTTTCTTAGATTTCCTGCATCAACCTTGCGTCTCTTTTAGCattcacaaaaaagaaaatatcattCAATGAGAAGCAAGGAGAATGGTTGGTCCGGATTGGGACTCGGGCTCGCATATTGCGGGTCCCAGGTTCGAATTCCAGCCAAGAAcaccaatgaaaaaatgtatggcTTCGGGGGCCTCTATCAACGGTTCTCGCCGTGCAGGTGAGGCCCCTTAACCCTGTACCAGCTAGCCCAACGTGGCACAGCAGAGGGACGGTCCGACCTGAGTGCCACCAGGGGAAATTAGGATCTCTAAGATCTGATTGTTTGGCATTTCTAAcggtttttcgaaatttactcaaaattggtGGGTGTAAGCGTTGACCTGGGCCGAAAATCGAATTCAGCGCGTCGAAATACATGATGAGAGAAATTGATGGGTCCGGTCAAAAAAGTactgaccacttttttttgtatgccgatgtaatttatatgaatatttgcatttctatgaacctgaaaatagatcaTCATTCTGAACGACTATATTCATTTCATCAATCCGGTCACATTATTTTTTGCCTTCGCATTGATTTCATCTGGAAGAATAAACGTGCATTATTCGTCCGAATTTGTAACAGTATAGTGCTATTTTGATAATATAGTGCTTGCAAATAATATGACATTTTCATAATATATTTCCGGATTCATGcatctattttcaggttcataggaatgcaaatattcatataaattatcTTTGCTAATCTTGTTTTTTGATGCCTGCTCCCGACCAGCAACACTTGCTTTGCTCGTACAGCAAATGTTGGGGCAGTCATCAAAACATCTTCTGTCTGATCTTCTGTTTGATAGCCCTGAACTGCGcgtcaaactttctgcccttgtagTGTAACATACTAATTTTGCactattaatattatttattaaccAACAGCCACACTGTTGTACCCAATGATGAAAAGAAAACTTAAATCACTTAAAGATGATTACTTTTTCATCacatcataaaaaaaaaaaaaaaaaaatttaatacgtGAATTCGCAACAACATCCCCTCAAAACTGTGCAATTCGATAAATGTAAAAGaagaaattcatgaagaaatgcgAAACTAATTGGACAAGTAGTGCTCGGAATAATAATTTGGGCAGCGACTTATTTCCGTCTTTGGTGAGATAGAATACTTTtaaaatgtacttgtctcgagTCACTACCGCGATTCTTGATTGTAAGAATCTAAAGTCGAATACAGCTTGATCTTGTTGTGAATGTTTCTTATTCAGTTACCTGACactttttcgatcttttttttttcctggatGATCAACAAATTTGGTTTTACACAACCAAATATCGCAGCTTCTATGTAGGAACCGATGCACACATAAGGCTCGATCACACATTCGTTGGTAAACGACTTAACGAGCGATGACCAGTGACGAGCAACTGCCACTATTTGCACTGGTTCCTTGGTCCATGAGAGATGTTCTTTtttgccaattttcatgtatttccCCAACAATTGTCTAAACTGATGAATCGGAATAAAAGTGAGTATTTCTCTTCCTGAGGTTCATATACGTAAACGAATAATTCCAAAAAGTTGAAACCTACAGTGATACGATTGTCTTCATACGATGTTTTCAAAACAAATTCGACATAAAATTctaaaatgtatgaaaaaaattttccaatcacATTGCGCAAAGCTCTAACTAAAATGACTAAATTGTAGTTTAGCAATTTTGAATACGTCAAATAATAGTAAAGAATacgtggaaattttttagtagaaaaaaattaccggATCGTAGTATTTATCCAATATAAGATCCAAACCGTCGATGACCAGATGTGCGAGATGATCAAAATTAATCAATTTCCTGTGACCATCGTCTTGATTAATAAACCGGAAGAGATACGTGGGCGTGGCGATCAATATTTGACATCCATTGTAGATCTCAGCCTATATATTTAAcagttattgttttttttttaacgccaACGAAATTGTGATTATTTGaaggaatataaaaaatttcgctaAAACAATGTCATTTACGACGATAGATTTGTCCGGTCGGCCATTCCAACCGGCTACACAACGAATGTCGGTGTACGCTTCCAGTAAGTCATTGCAGAGCGCACTCGTATTGAGAACATCTGATGTTGACGAGCACAGAATCAGAATCAGTGGACGTGGACCTTTTGTCATCtggtataaaaagaaaatgaaacggAATTACGATGTGCTTTTATGAATATTCAAAGTTTCGATCTCTgtggaataaattttttcaataaacttgaaaatttatgTTCCATCAAGTATATTgaatatgaattattgaataaaattgtacCGTTTTCCGCACTGTTATACTGCTGACAATTGGCAAAATATATCCAATAGTTTTTCCGCATTTGGAAGGACCAACCGCAACAACGTTGAGTCCTTTGCCAACTGCTGGCCACATGTAAGATTGTATTCTTCGAAGTGCGATAATATCCATTTTTTTGAGTGCGACGTGAATCCGCGAAGGAAATTGTGCGTTTTCGATGTAGACCAATCGCTCGCAATAATTTTTCGACCGGATTAACATTTCTTCGCAATCCTCACCGAAATAACGcagttttttatcttttctcgGACGAGTAAAATTGCGCTCTTCCAACTTTACAAGATTTTCACATGTCATTTCTTCATTTGCAGTCTGACAGTGTTTACATCTATCAAGAATATTTCCAACGTCGATAACAAGACCACCGTTGATGgttgtttttgcattttcagcATCTTCTCTTCTGTCATTGAACATTTCATTGAAACCTACGAAAATCATGTGAACATTTGACACTAATTaaagtgaaaaacaaaaactccCTGATTGGCAATCAAAGTATTTGATTAATTCTGTTCAACATATAACTTTGAATATCTGACGCGAGTACTTATTTCAAATAGTGAAGCAGTTACCTCGACATACTGAAATCGCTTGTCCAGAGCAGATCAATGTATCACTGAGGCAGAAAACATCCTCATCAATAACAAAGTAGACCTCTCcccattttttcccattttcatcCACAGCTAAATAATCAAAGTAAATATCACTCGAACTTGAAATACAATCGTTGATGAAGTCCAAAGTGTAATCGCTCCATTTTTCTCCCAAACTGTAAGAGAATAAACAGATTTTCTACAGAATAAACTAAATTGGTAATGATTCACCAAAGATTTTATCAAAAGATTCAAAACCTACCGAATTATGTTTTTCGTTAAATTATCTTCAGGCAATGAAGGCAATAAGGCATGAATTCCAACTGTAAAAGTCAAGTACTCTTCAGATATTAAAGTTTTTGGAATGATAGtgagtttttctctttccactgTTATGGTCTGTCCAAGGTCAACAAgataaatattatatttccTTGTTTCTGGGATCACGTGTTCGACTAATCCGCGTACCCACCAAACTGGTATTTCTGTATCACTTTCCAattcattttctattattaCTACCTGTAATGAATAATAACCTCATTACTAATTGTGCATAAAAATGTTATCTaagttttctcgtttttctcaaactttGCAAGCTCAAAAATGAATCGATCGCATCAAAATTgacaatataaaaattaagaaattcaatgtgtttggaaatttttctaaaCTGAATGTgtcaatttgaatttaaacTTCACACTACAAgtttcgaacaattttttacatcTCCGATTTGGGGCTCCAGTGTTGAAGATAGTTTGTTTCTTCTGCTATGTTTCATGTGTACTCGTAACTGGTTGTTTATTTTGTCCAATCTTTCTGTAAAGTCCTGCGtg
The window above is part of the Venturia canescens isolate UGA chromosome 5, ASM1945775v1, whole genome shotgun sequence genome. Proteins encoded here:
- the LOC122411016 gene encoding putative ATP-dependent RNA helicase TDRD12 is translated as MDCQQDLQTKIPSTAVPIRVTNALNPSSIKIYYTQDFTERLDKINNQLRVHMKHSRRNKLSSTLEPQIGDVVIIENELESDTEIPVWWVRGLVEHVIPETRKYNIYLVDLGQTITVEREKLTIIPKTLISEEYLTFTVGIHALLPSLPEDNLTKNIIRLGEKWSDYTLDFINDCISSSSDIYFDYLAVDENGKKWGEVYFVIDEDVFCLSDTLICSGQAISVCRGFNEMFNDRREDAENAKTTINGGLVIDVGNILDRCKHCQTANEEMTCENLVKLEERNFTRPRKDKKLRYFGEDCEEMLIRSKNYCERLVYIENAQFPSRIHVALKKMDIIALRRIQSYMWPAVGKGLNVVAVGPSKCGKTIGYILPIVSSITVRKTMTKGPRPLILILCSSTSDVLNTSALCNDLLEAYTDIRCVAGWNGRPDKSIVAEIYNGCQILIATPTYLFRFINQDDGHRKLINFDHLAHLVIDGLDLILDKYYDPFRQLLGKYMKIGKKEHLSWTKEPVQIVAVARHWSSLVKSFTNECVIEPYVCIGSYIEAAIFGCVKPNLLIIQEKKKIEKVSELLNDDVTTVKTMIVCTSSGEAHALNGHLSKTKKTLVACEKMIFSEINGVREIWKASVYGMYPVLICTDEVLVGLNITNIDWLVHFSLNLPSKTQFYFRFSTLMDNLKKESNRCKVTIVIDETNDVQLYGVVSVAKDCGTKIPTKFYNNVLRIVASLDRAKKLYPICDSVKAFGFCPRKHSCPFRHCVIGDVDKPVTPIKIGDKVKFNVTYVHNATHFTARIMEYRNPDGNVVKYSAKEYTKISTMIHTYYANKRNRRCHRKTQVGDICAVEESLDNFLRVKVLNVVRKNVEGAAIAVELKCIDTGAILPAISVTRLMEIPNDLANHDTHIVEVFLTGLVPYDDEYEWNVRAIDDALNWFPTKNMPNSFVLGTVRLHIADTLWVDPLEIHTPIIGYADLINSSLKSHMLQQKHGVPAKDHLTKLYELCEIGNLKIDDMDKKSSRIEDVSENEDN